A section of the Amblyomma americanum isolate KBUSLIRL-KWMA chromosome 2, ASM5285725v1, whole genome shotgun sequence genome encodes:
- the LOC144120985 gene encoding required for meiotic nuclear division protein 1 homolog: MASAQLARFAGRALLCLGSRNVTSLQGDPTRVHMLWSVRSPSSWLSACTASRGLSSLPVKTRLARKKPTPEPPVSSLTAVAYSTAEEYDLMSILKALEEQGLYKEKVLSEDLTDVLYASARYQVNEEPRELFIFREGSVVFWNFPEIERRAVLQFLKPHEEQSYSPSLVNQEAEALEFVYHENKTRFHDGNIFLSAEGESDLEKYTFSSGLALSVKLAIWEASLDSYVDSIEGIIEDMKEGRTIRMTREQVFRKTGELFSLRHLINLSSDLLDTPDFYWDRPTLESLYLKVIKYMNINRRTKVMNEKLTHCCELMDLLSHHLEDKHHVRLEVMIIVLIMVEVLFECLHYAAKFVPASSTKSGQSKDSLCFAFL, from the exons ATGGCAAGTGCTCAACTCGCACGCTTTGCAGGGCGAGCGCTTCTATGTCTCGGATCAAGAAATGTTACATCATTGCAAG GTGACCCAACAAGAGTGCATATGCTGTGGTCAGTAAGAAGTCCGTCCTCGTGGCTTTCTGCTTGCACGGCTTCCCGTGGCTTGTCTTCACTGCCTGTGAAGACAAGACTTGCAAGAAAGAAGCCCACTCCCGAACCTCCTGTG AGTTCCCTGACAGCCGTGGCGTACAGCACAGCCGAAGAATATGACCTGATGTCTATCTTGAAGGCATTAGAGGAACAAGGCCTGTACAAGGAGAAAGTACTCTCTGAGGATTTGACTGACGTCCTTTATGCTTCTGCCAGGTACCAAGTGAATGAGGAGCCGAGAGAACTTTTCATCTTTAG GGAAGGATCAGTTGTCTTTTGGAATTTCCCAGAAATAGAG AGGAGAGCTGTGCTACAGTTTCTGAAGCCCCATGAGGAGCAGTCTTACAGTCCTTCACTTGTAAATCAAGAGGCTGAAGCCTTGGAATTTGTATACCATGA GAACAAGACGAGGTTCCATGATGGCAACATCTTTCTAAGTGCAGAAGGTGAAAGTGATTTGGAGAAATATACCTTTTCAAGCGGACTTGCTCTGTCTG TAAAACTGGCTATCTGGGAGGCCTCCTTGGATAGCTATGTGGACAGTATAGAAGGCATCATTGAG GACATGAAGGAGGGAAGGACAATCAGGATGACCAGGGAGCAGGTTTTCCGAAAGACTGGAGAGCTGTTCTCACTGAG GCACCTGATCAATCTCAGCTCCGACCTTTTGGACACTCCCGACTTCTACTGGGACCGACCAACTCTGGAAAGTCTCTACTTGAAAGTCATCAAGTACATGAACATTAACAGACGGACTAAG GTCATGAACGAGAAGCTAACACATTGCTGCGAGTTGATGGACCTCCTGAGTCATCATCTGGAGGATAAGCACCATGTTCGGCTGGAGGTCATGATCATTGTGCTCATTATGGTTGAG GTGCTGTTTGAGTGCCTCCACTATGCTGCCAAATTTGT GCCTGCGTCCAGCACCAAGAGTGGGCAAAGTAAGGATTCGCTTTGTTTTGCATTCCTTTGA
- the LOC144120990 gene encoding 60S ribosome subunit biogenesis protein NIP7 homolog produces MRPLTNEETRTFFDKLSKYISENVKLLIDRPDGTYCFRLHKERVYYVSEKIMKLASNVARENLISLGTCFGKFTPSGKFLLHITALDYLAPYAKQKVWLKPSAEQQFLYGHHVLKSGLARITENTNTYDGVVVYSMSDIPLGFGAAAKSTQECRRADPMTIVVFHQADVGEYIRSEETLT; encoded by the exons ATGCGTCCCCTTACAAACGAGGAAACCCGGACATTTTTTGACAAGCTGTCGAAATA CATATCCGAAAATGTCAAGCTTCTCATCGACAGACCAGACGGAACTTACTGCTTTAGGTTGCATAAAGAGCGAGTGTATTACGTGAG CGAAAAGATTATGAAGCTGGCCAGCAACGTAGCTCGGGAGAACCTCATCAGCCTGGGAACGTGCTTCGGGAAGTTCACACCGTCGGGCAAATTTCTCCTGCACATCACTGCTTTGGACTACCTCGCTCCATACGCGAAG CAAAAGGTCTGGCTGAAGCCAAGTGCTGAGCAGCAGTTCCTGTATGGCCACCATGTGCTGAAGTCCGGTCTGGCGAGGATCACAGAGAACACAAACACTTATGATGGTGTTGTCGTCTACTCCATGAGCGACATTCCTTTG GGTTTCGGTGCCGCAGCCAAGTCTACGCAAGAGTGCAGACGTGCCGACCCCATGACCATAGTTGTTTTTCATCAGGCTGATGTGGGAGAGTACATCCGGTCTGAAGAGACACTCACGTGA
- the PolZ2 gene encoding DNA polymerase zeta subunit 2 isoform X1 — MRLGGIILLGFPSADIVAELLELAIHNILHSRKLYPEDMFQKSWKNNIPVHLVSHPMVIDYIDSCVMTMHKLLQRNELRKMVVHITDSNHRPLEQFVFEVTVPVEGSSSRSGLSRKQKEEEDSYLLDVEAAARAICLKVTACDSVLQDNPQGCSFSIQLHVAESTAMRLSLSDDPDDQSFPWIEADDKDIDIPGGSIVPLKCANTTVGKVQLYVVESDVKKSS, encoded by the exons ATGCGCCTTGGTGGGATCATTCTGCTCGGTTTTC cgtCCGCAGACATTGTTGCGGAGCTTTTGGAGCTTGCAATTCACAACATCCTGCATTCGAGAAAGCTGTACCCCGAAGATATGTTTCAGAAGTCATGGAAGAACAATATTCCTGTTCAT CTGGTGTCACACCCGATGGTCATAGACTACATCGACAGCTGTGTGATGACAATGCACAAGCTCCTGCAGCGCAATGAGTTGCGCAAGATGGTGGTGCACATCACTGACTCCAACCACCGGCCCCTGGAGCAGTTCGTCTTTGAGGTCACAGTTCCAGTTGAGGGGTCCTCTTCGCGGAGCGGACTTTCTAGGAAACAGAAGGAAGA GGAGGACTCGTACCTGCTGGATGTGGAAGCAGCAGCGCGGGCCATTTGCCTCAAGGTGACTGCCTGCGACTCAGTCTTGCAAGATAACCCGCAAG GTTGTTCTTTCAGCATCCAGCTGCATGTTGCTGAGAGCACAGCCATGAGACTTTCCTTGAGTGATGATCCTGATGATCAG TCATTCCCCTGGATAGAAGCGGATGACAAGGACATTGATATACCCGGTGGAAGCATAGTGCCTCTCAAATGTGCCAACACAACTGTGGGGAAG GTCCAGCTGTACGTTGTTGAGAGCGATGTCAAAAAATCATCTTGA
- the PolZ2 gene encoding DNA polymerase zeta subunit 2 isoform X2 — translation MTEQQASADIVAELLELAIHNILHSRKLYPEDMFQKSWKNNIPVHLVSHPMVIDYIDSCVMTMHKLLQRNELRKMVVHITDSNHRPLEQFVFEVTVPVEGSSSRSGLSRKQKEEEDSYLLDVEAAARAICLKVTACDSVLQDNPQGCSFSIQLHVAESTAMRLSLSDDPDDQSFPWIEADDKDIDIPGGSIVPLKCANTTVGKVQLYVVESDVKKSS, via the exons ATGACTGAACAACAAG cgtCCGCAGACATTGTTGCGGAGCTTTTGGAGCTTGCAATTCACAACATCCTGCATTCGAGAAAGCTGTACCCCGAAGATATGTTTCAGAAGTCATGGAAGAACAATATTCCTGTTCAT CTGGTGTCACACCCGATGGTCATAGACTACATCGACAGCTGTGTGATGACAATGCACAAGCTCCTGCAGCGCAATGAGTTGCGCAAGATGGTGGTGCACATCACTGACTCCAACCACCGGCCCCTGGAGCAGTTCGTCTTTGAGGTCACAGTTCCAGTTGAGGGGTCCTCTTCGCGGAGCGGACTTTCTAGGAAACAGAAGGAAGA GGAGGACTCGTACCTGCTGGATGTGGAAGCAGCAGCGCGGGCCATTTGCCTCAAGGTGACTGCCTGCGACTCAGTCTTGCAAGATAACCCGCAAG GTTGTTCTTTCAGCATCCAGCTGCATGTTGCTGAGAGCACAGCCATGAGACTTTCCTTGAGTGATGATCCTGATGATCAG TCATTCCCCTGGATAGAAGCGGATGACAAGGACATTGATATACCCGGTGGAAGCATAGTGCCTCTCAAATGTGCCAACACAACTGTGGGGAAG GTCCAGCTGTACGTTGTTGAGAGCGATGTCAAAAAATCATCTTGA